In one Nicotiana sylvestris chromosome 8, ASM39365v2, whole genome shotgun sequence genomic region, the following are encoded:
- the LOC104214595 gene encoding uncharacterized protein, which yields MGDISETLAIKRWWRFRAKPSLLETFLKQKYCVRAHPATKKWASGDSHLWKSMTQARQKAEIHMIWQVNSGSSSFLWDNWTGKGALATEFPEASKSTRTLVNSFIANEKWNEYKLREVIPTHMVQHILTIEIGRHNINDNLVWDLTENGKYTNKSTYGEAARKIWNLFGGPLGIAGLQGTIRTLLNSWWQERSTNAIHKLVIQIVPIIVCWELWKQWCVCMQVWRSEKAQYVHLKHQISWMIQVAVNNAFPNNGLTLPWINLVKLQSIPKSIIVCWETPKSGTIKLNTDGSYNANSGKAGLGGILRDDKGNLVMAFSHM from the exons ATGGGAGACATCAGTGAAACTCTTGCAATTAAGAGATGGTGGAGGTTTAGGGCCAAACCCTCTCTACTGGAAACATTCTTGAAACAAAAATATTGTGTTAGGGCTCACCCAGCTACTAAGAAATGGGCATCGGGAGATTCTCATCTTTGGAAGAGTATGACTCAGGCTAGACAAAAGGCTGAAATTCATATGATCTGGCAAGTTAACTCAGGAAGTAGCAGTTTTTTGTGGGATAACTGGACAGGAAAAGGCGCTTTAGCTACTGAATTTCCAGAAGCATCAAAGAGTACAAGAACTTTGGTGAACTCTTTTATAGCTAATGAAAAATGGAATGAATATAAGCTTAGAGAAGTCATCCCTACTCATATGGTTCAACACATATTAACTATAGAGATAGGGAGACATAACATCAATGACAATCTTGTCTGGGACTTGACAGAAAATGGAAAATATACAAACAAGTCCACCT ATGGAGAAGCTGCAAGGAAAATTTGGAATTTATTTGGTGGCCCTCTGGGTATTGCTGGTCTACAGGGTACCATTAGGACTCTATTAAATTCTTGGTGGCAGGAAAGATCAACCAATGCAATTCATAAATTGGTCATTCAAATAGTCCCGATCATAGTGTGCTGGGAATTGTGGAAACAATGGTGTGTGTGCATGCAAGTATGGAGATCAGAAAAAGCTCAATATGTTCATTTGAAACATCAAATTAGTTGGATGATTCAAGTTGCTGTCAATAATGCTTTCCCTAACAATGGACTGACATTACCTTGGATCAACTTAGTTAAGCTCCAGTCTATTCCCAAAAGTATTATTGTTTGTTGGGAAACTCCTAAATCAGGTACTATCAAACTCAATACAGATGGAAGCTATAATGCTAACTCTGGAAAAGCAGGATTAGGTGGGATCCTAAGAGATGACAAGGGCAATCTAGTCATGGCATTCTCCCACATGTAA